A genome region from Euphorbia lathyris chromosome 4, ddEupLath1.1, whole genome shotgun sequence includes the following:
- the LOC136226412 gene encoding uncharacterized protein, giving the protein MQGGEEVSMEELASNLSTYKDQLHKVRQLLAEDPDNSEYADMEKELSEVIALTEELLATARQSEISGSDIGTGNSASPSFPRSKESVSISNDHDRFPIGARVQAVWSEDGEWYDGTIEEFTPNGYYVRYDGWGNREEVDPDNVRPVEVNALLEAEKVAEATKLAIKRKIAQAGSVDFQSRSMPAKLRINPEDPEDVKATKRKKIHAFKSKMRFEQLEVVQNKRQNAWQQFQTTKGSSKKIGFFSGRKRESIFKSPDDPNGKVGVTGSGKGLTEFQKREKHLHLKGGTVEADE; this is encoded by the exons ATGCAAGGAGGAGAAGAAGTAAGCATGGAAGAGCTCGCTTCCAATCTTTCCACATATAAAGATCAGCTTCACAAG GTCAGACAGCTTTTGGCGGAGGATCCTGATAATTCGGAATATGCTGACATGGAGAAGGAGCTAAGCGAG GTCATTGCTCTCACGGAGGAACTTCTTGCAACAGCACGGCAAAGTGAAATTTCTGGATCAGATATTGGGACAGGAAACAGTGCGTCCCCTAGTTTTCCCCGATCTAAG GAATCGGTAAGCATCTCAAATGACCATGATAGGTTTCCTATTGGTGCAAGAGTTCAAGCTGTTTGGAGTGAAGATGGGGAGTG GTACGATGGTACGATTGAGGAATTTACTCCAAATGGGTATTATGTTCGCTATGATGGATGGGGAAATAGGGAAGAG GTGGACCCTGACAATGTGAGACCTGTTGAAGTCAATGCTTTACTGGAGGCTGAAAAAGTTGCTGAAGCTACAAAACTGGCTATCAAAAGGAAAATTGCACAAGCTGGTTCAGTTGACTTTCAATCACGAAGTATGCCCGCAAAGCTTCGAATAAACCCTGAAGATCCAGAGGATGTG AAAGCCACCAAGCGCAAAAAGATACATGCCTTCAAATCAAAGATGCGTTTTGAACAACTTGAAGTTGTACAAAATAAGCGGCAGAATGCATGGCAGCAATTCCAGACAACTAAAGGGAGCAGTAAGAAG ATTGGTTTCTTCTCGGGGCGCAAGCGAGAAAGCATATTTAAGTCTCCCGATGATCCGAACGGTAAAGTTGGTGTGACTGGAAGTGGGAAGGGGTTAACAGAATTTCAGAAGAGGGAAAAACACTTGCATCTCAAAGGTGGAACTGTTGAGGCTGATGAAtag